From one Thalassobaculum sp. OXR-137 genomic stretch:
- a CDS encoding NAD(P)-dependent oxidoreductase, which translates to MRILVTGSSGHLGEALMRVLAGGPHEAVGIDIKPGPFTQIVGSVADPDVVAGTTQSVDAVLHTATLHKPHVGTHRRQAFVDANITGTLTLLEEAVRCGVSAFVFTSTTSAFGGALTPEPGQPAAWIDESVRGTPKNIYGVTKTAAEDLCELFHRRHGLPCLILRTSRFFPEEDDNRKRRTLYADANAKANEFLFRRVDLADAAEAHLCALDRAAEIGFGRYIVSATTAFTRADLPALRRDPGAVVGRLFPNFEEIYGRLGYRMFDEIDRVYDNAKARRELGWRPEYDFARVLDQLSRGEPIGSPLARAVGSKGYHDTVFADGPYPVE; encoded by the coding sequence ATGCGGATCCTGGTGACCGGGAGCAGCGGCCATCTCGGCGAGGCCCTGATGCGGGTGCTGGCGGGCGGCCCGCACGAGGCGGTCGGCATCGACATCAAGCCCGGCCCCTTTACCCAGATCGTGGGTTCCGTCGCCGATCCGGACGTGGTGGCGGGCACCACGCAGAGTGTGGACGCCGTCCTGCACACGGCCACCCTGCACAAGCCACATGTCGGGACGCACCGCCGGCAGGCTTTCGTCGATGCCAACATCACCGGCACCCTCACCCTGCTGGAGGAGGCGGTGCGTTGCGGCGTCTCCGCCTTCGTGTTCACCAGCACCACCAGCGCCTTCGGCGGCGCCCTTACGCCAGAGCCCGGACAGCCGGCGGCTTGGATCGACGAGAGCGTGCGCGGGACGCCGAAGAACATCTACGGCGTGACCAAGACGGCCGCCGAGGACCTGTGCGAGCTGTTCCATCGGCGCCACGGCCTGCCCTGCCTGATCCTGCGCACCTCCCGCTTCTTCCCGGAGGAGGACGACAACCGGAAGCGCCGTACGCTCTATGCCGACGCCAATGCCAAGGCCAACGAGTTCCTGTTCCGACGGGTCGACCTGGCGGACGCGGCCGAGGCGCATCTGTGTGCGTTGGACCGGGCGGCGGAGATCGGGTTCGGGCGATACATCGTCAGCGCCACCACAGCCTTCACCCGCGCCGACCTTCCGGCCCTGCGCCGGGACCCGGGCGCCGTCGTCGGCCGGCTGTTCCCAAATTTCGAGGAGATCTACGGCCGCCTCGGCTACCGGATGTTCGACGAGATCGACCGGGTCTACGACAATGCCAAGGCACGCCGGGAGCTCGGCTGGCGACCCGAATACGATTTCGCCCGGGTGCTCGACCAACTCTCCCGCGGCGAGCCCATCGGCAGTCCACTGGCCCGGGCGGTCGGCAGCAAGGGCTATCACGACACGGTCTTCGCGGACGGCCCCTACCCGGTCGAATAG
- the dgcA gene encoding N-acetyl-D-Glu racemase DgcA, whose protein sequence is MSRMLAVARESWPIRGVFRISRGARTEAEVVTVTISEGDTVGRGECVPYTRYGESIDSVIEQIQSVAEAIAGGMDRLALLDALPAGAARNAVDCALWDLEAKSKGVPAWKLAGLANAPEPVTTVYTLSVDTPDAMGAAAAENAHRPRLKLKMTGDGEDLARVTKIRENAPGVDLVVDANEAWTIDSYLEIAPKLAELGVSMIEQPLPAGDDAALIGVPRATAVCADESCHDTATLDGLEGKYDMINIKLDKTGGLTEALRLKAEAEKRGFRVMVGCMIGTSLAMAPGMIVSQGAELVDLDAPLLLAKDRDPCMTYNGSTVMPPDAALWG, encoded by the coding sequence ATGTCCCGCATGCTCGCCGTCGCCCGCGAAAGCTGGCCGATCCGCGGAGTGTTCCGCATTTCGCGCGGTGCGCGCACCGAGGCGGAGGTGGTCACGGTGACCATCAGCGAGGGCGACACGGTGGGACGCGGCGAATGCGTCCCTTATACCCGCTACGGTGAATCCATCGACAGCGTGATCGAACAGATCCAGAGCGTGGCCGAGGCAATCGCCGGCGGCATGGATCGGCTGGCGCTGCTGGATGCCCTGCCGGCCGGTGCCGCCCGCAACGCGGTCGACTGCGCCCTGTGGGATCTGGAGGCCAAGAGCAAGGGAGTGCCCGCCTGGAAACTGGCCGGTCTGGCGAACGCGCCGGAGCCGGTGACAACGGTCTATACCCTGTCGGTCGACACGCCGGACGCCATGGGCGCGGCCGCCGCCGAGAACGCCCACCGGCCGCGCCTGAAGCTGAAGATGACCGGCGACGGCGAGGATCTGGCGCGGGTGACGAAGATCCGCGAGAACGCGCCGGGCGTGGACCTGGTGGTGGACGCCAACGAGGCCTGGACCATCGACAGCTATCTGGAGATCGCGCCGAAGCTGGCCGAGCTCGGCGTGTCGATGATCGAGCAGCCGCTGCCGGCCGGCGACGATGCCGCCCTGATCGGCGTGCCGCGGGCGACGGCGGTCTGTGCCGATGAGAGCTGTCACGACACCGCGACCCTCGACGGGCTCGAGGGCAAGTACGACATGATCAACATCAAGCTCGACAAGACCGGTGGCCTGACAGAGGCGCTGCGGCTGAAGGCCGAGGCGGAGAAGCGCGGCTTCCGGGTGATGGTCGGCTGCATGATCGGCACCTCGCTCGCCATGGCGCCCGGCATGATCGTGTCCCAGGGGGCCGAACTGGTCGACCTGGACGCGCCGCTGCTGCTGGCCAAGGACCGCGACCCCTGCATGACCTACAACGGCAGCACGGTGATGCCGCCCGACGCCGCCCTGTGGGGCTGA
- a CDS encoding flagellar basal body-associated FliL family protein: MKKLLLFVLLPLLLLIGAGAGAFVAGLIPGFGPQPPAELTAEQKAEMERLANIAPSAAKPSPVGAVFHTLDEFVVNLRSNSGYPVFLLLSLTIELSNDQAVAAITAREPQIRDALIVYLSNLTPQQLNGYDGIQKVRDNAWRMLREQVDPSLIVNVQVAKLTVK, from the coding sequence ATGAAGAAGCTTCTACTGTTCGTTCTGCTGCCCCTGTTGCTGCTCATCGGGGCCGGCGCGGGCGCCTTCGTGGCCGGGCTGATTCCCGGCTTCGGCCCCCAGCCGCCGGCGGAACTCACCGCAGAGCAGAAGGCGGAGATGGAGCGCCTGGCCAATATCGCCCCCTCCGCCGCCAAGCCCAGTCCGGTCGGCGCGGTGTTCCATACCCTCGACGAATTCGTCGTGAATTTGCGGTCCAACAGCGGGTATCCGGTCTTCCTGCTGCTCAGCCTGACCATCGAGCTGTCGAACGATCAGGCGGTGGCGGCCATCACCGCGCGCGAGCCGCAGATCCGCGACGCCCTGATCGTCTACCTGTCGAACCTGACCCCACAGCAATTGAACGGCTATGACGGCATCCAGAAGGTACGCGACAATGCCTGGAGGATGTTGCGCGAGCAGGTCGATCCGTCGTTGATCGTGAACGTTCAGGTCGCCAAGCTCACCGTCAAGTAA
- a CDS encoding class I SAM-dependent methyltransferase: MSGVAEHYERSGLVEQLVARLAEHGITEPTRADFSVLDQMHMRGETGTEDVIAATGMAAGMAVADLGSGLGGSARIFADTVGARVTAVDLTPSFCAAAEAINAMVGLSDRITVVQGDATATGLPAETFDVVTTLHACMNIPDKAGVYGEAFRLLKPGGRFCFYDIVLGPGGDPRYPTPWAERPALSHLVPPQEMQALCEAAGFRTLELRDYTDEAKAGSVKRREEAKRRAETGAPAPLQAGDILMGATAGEKMRNMAFNFDGAHVGVTLGLFEKP; the protein is encoded by the coding sequence ATGAGCGGCGTCGCCGAGCATTACGAGCGCAGCGGGCTGGTCGAGCAGCTGGTCGCCCGGCTGGCCGAGCATGGGATCACCGAACCGACGCGGGCCGACTTCTCCGTCCTCGACCAGATGCACATGCGCGGCGAGACCGGCACCGAGGACGTGATCGCCGCCACGGGAATGGCGGCCGGGATGGCGGTGGCCGATTTGGGCTCCGGCCTGGGCGGCTCTGCCCGGATCTTCGCCGACACGGTCGGCGCCCGGGTGACGGCGGTGGACCTCACGCCGAGCTTCTGTGCAGCTGCCGAGGCGATCAATGCGATGGTTGGCCTGTCCGACCGGATCACCGTGGTGCAGGGTGATGCCACCGCGACCGGCCTGCCGGCGGAGACGTTCGACGTGGTGACCACCCTGCATGCCTGCATGAACATTCCGGACAAGGCCGGGGTGTACGGCGAGGCGTTCCGTCTGCTGAAGCCGGGCGGGCGGTTCTGCTTCTACGACATCGTTCTCGGGCCGGGCGGCGATCCCCGCTACCCGACCCCCTGGGCCGAGCGGCCGGCGCTCAGCCACCTGGTCCCGCCGCAGGAGATGCAGGCCCTGTGCGAGGCCGCCGGATTCCGTACCCTGGAGCTGCGCGACTACACCGACGAGGCCAAGGCGGGCTCGGTGAAGCGGCGCGAGGAGGCGAAGCGCCGGGCGGAGACGGGCGCGCCGGCACCACTGCAGGCCGGCGACATCCTGATGGGCGCCACCGCCGGCGAGAAGATGCGCAACATGGCGTTCAACTTCGACGGCGCCCATGTGGGCGTGACGCTGGGGCTGTTCGAGAAGCCGTAG